From Alligator mississippiensis isolate rAllMis1 chromosome 1, rAllMis1, whole genome shotgun sequence:
TTTCCAAATGCCTGCTTTTCCAATGAAGCCATGGATAGAAAGGGCCATATGGAGTTGTGGCTTTCTTCTCAGTCTCTGCAGGGAGAtagctcttatactcctcctttTCCCCATACCTTACTTTCTCCATACTGTCTTCATCAAATTGTTTTTGTTCCTCACTGTGAAGACTCTTTTCtatttcttcttcctcctggCTGTTTCCAAGATAGTGCCTTTTCTCTTCACTGTACCTCTCCTCAGTGCCATAGTGCCTTGCCTGCCCTTTACTCTCTCTGCTGTATAGATCTGGGacctcctcctcttcactctcttGCAGGTGGTGTCTCCCTTCACTGTGATGCCTCTTCTCATTCCTGTTGCCATGACTCTGGCGCTTATCCAGGTCTTCTTCACTGTCTTCACTGTGACGTGTCTTTCCTTCATGATGGTGTCTTACTGCCTCATGTGATCCACCATGGTACCTCTTGTCCTCATGCcgtttttctttgctttcctcACTGTGATGATGCCTCTTGTCTACCTCTTCACTGCTATCTTCGCTCTGCCACCTCTCTCTGTACTCCTCACTCCCATGGCCAGTGTGCCTCTTTTCTTCCACTTCTTCAGAACTGTGTCTCCCATGAGAGCCCCTCTTCTCCTCATGATGATGCTCAGGCTCTTCATACCGGTGCTTCTGATAATGGCTCCTTTTATCCCATAAAGGGGTCTCTTCACTGGATTCCATTTTTTCACCATTGTGATCTCTCTTCTCTTCAGAAAAATCACCTTCTCTGTACTTCCTGTGATAATGTTTTGGTCTGTAGCGTCGCTTTTCCTCCCCAGCTTTTTCCGTCTCCTCAGATTCTTCATGCCCTCTACGCTGATAGAAGCTATGTTCTTTAGATTCATGATGGTACTGTTCGctgctttcctcctcttcctcctcctcctctttctcctcacCTTCATGGCTGTTCACCCTTTCCTCTGAATGCCTATGGCCCATGAAGCGTTTGTCATCCCCATCAAGGAATTCCCCTACACGTTTGGCTGCAGCATGGGATTTTTTGTCTAGAAGCTCATGCTTCGAGTCTTCATCATGATGcttgttttctttgctttcttcttcACTGTGATAGTGTTTTTTATAGCTgttctccttctcttcttcctcactTCTTATTTCTTCCTGAT
This genomic window contains:
- the CHGB gene encoding secretogranin-1, which codes for MPALALLGLLGAAALAGVSAIPLEKDHVEEMVTRCIVEVLSNALSKPNAPPINPQCKEILKKSGRHDREEKKNENADEQLEVRHLKETAEDEKQQHVSVEEEQSQNEEQSKRHIEGLEEEKRHHEEEKSREEEEKSHAFAQGHPSPEGGTYKEENNHQEEIRSEEEEKENSYKKHYHSEEESKENKHHDEDSKHELLDKKSHAAAKRVGEFLDGDDKRFMGHRHSEERVNSHEGEEKEEEEEEEESSEQYHHESKEHSFYQRRGHEESEETEKAGEEKRRYRPKHYHRKYREGDFSEEKRDHNGEKMESSEETPLWDKRSHYQKHRYEEPEHHHEEKRGSHGRHSSEEVEEKRHTGHGSEEYRERWQSEDSSEEVDKRHHHSEESKEKRHEDKRYHGGSHEAVRHHHEGKTRHSEDSEEDLDKRQSHGNRNEKRHHSEGRHHLQESEEEEVPDLYSRESKGQARHYGTEERYSEEKRHYLGNSQEEEEIEKSLHSEEQKQFDEDSMEKVRYGEKEEYKSYLPAETEKKATTPYGPFYPWLHWKSRHLEKMDNTRGQIRESEEEGRPTLSEKNFFPEYNDYDWWEKKQLLDHLNRGHSEKRNLGKIRKFDIKRQYSRMDQLAQLLNYRKKSAEFPELYSSGEDMKKRHVIRSDKGNLSQRPLTEEEEKELENLAAMDLELQKIAEKFNDNRRG